Genomic window (Alligator mississippiensis isolate rAllMis1 chromosome 7, rAllMis1, whole genome shotgun sequence):
aGGAGAGCTGGTTTGTCTTGTTGGAGGTGACCACAGAAAAAGGGAAGGAATGGGACTTTATTTGACACCTCTTGAGGCTTCCTCTTGGTGCATTTCTGAGGggctggggaggttggggggcaaTGTGTGTAGATGGGGGAGTGCGAGACAAAGGACCTGCAATCCTAACCACCCCTTTGCAAGAGAGGAGCATGTGTGCAGGTCAGGTAAGGTCACCTGCTACGTCCTCACAAGGCCCGAGTTCAAAGCCTGCTTCCCAAAGGCAGTTCTCACTGTTTTTTGTGGCATATTCTTAAGGAGAAAAGGATGGtgcattacaaaagtagatgcagaAATGCTTGTCTTCTGGACTCTGACCATAGGGAGGCACCCAAGTCTACTACTGGAGCTCCTACCAGCCAGGCCAAGGGTGAAGGTGGTGGAGGAGAGCCTACAGCACAGCCAGGAAGGGATTTTTGAGGGGTTCTTGGTGAGGTTGCTGGAGGAAGAggtcagaggaagaaaaggagcaaGGGGAGACTAGTACTGCCAAGAGCGGGGAAAGAGATGGGGTGTCttgggagaaaaaggaagaggaggggatgGAGTGGCTCCCTGAAAGCGCCAACAGAAAACTTTTGGCTTGGCCAACACAGCAagggtggaagaggaggagaaaaataGGGAAAAGGCCGAGAAGCAGAGATGGGGCAGAAGGAGTGGGTGCCTTCCTCTCTAGAAGCCCcccacccagaaagctcaggccAACGATGCAAATGGTGATAAGACAGCGCTTGTGAGAGGGAGAAAGGATGAGAAAACGATGGTGAAGTGCCCCCGTTTAAATCTTTGCTAACAGCCATGTTGGCCATAGCATCAGTCAACGTCAAGAGTGTTGTAGGCATGAGTAAGGAGCAAGTACTTACCTGCTCCTGGGAAAGGGTCAGGCCCAAGGAGCTTTCATTCGCTAATGAATCCCGAGCATCCTCGTGTTCAGGGAAAcccgcagcagggcaggccaggaaGGCGGCAGCTCTTGGCTACTAGAAAGGAAAACCGTATCTGGAGGTATGGGTAGGAGctaagaggagggaggagggtccTGGGGACCGGTGTGGGGTGAGCCCTGAGAAGGGGGCTATGAGCCAGTGGCCTATTCGGGGGCCaggtgagccctgagagaggggccGAGTGTTTAGGAGACCCGTTGCAGGGTCTGGGTGAACCCAGCGAGCCGGGGCAGAGTGCAAGGGGTCCAGATGAGCCCAGTGAAGGAAGGGGCTGTGTTAGTGAAGACCTGCGGAGGGCTCCCAGTGAGCTTGGTCTGGAGCTCGGACCTATGGAGGGGCCCCAGAGCATGGGCCGGCAGCCTCAACTGGTCTGTCTGGGGCCAGCGCCCAGGAGGGACCGAAGGTTGCTTGTGTGGCCACAGCCGAGGGGAAGGGCTCAAGGGGCATGCCGCCCGGGATGCCGATGGCTGATGCTAAGGATCAAGGAGAGGGGTCCAAGgagccagggaagaccaggaccacaTGGGCCCAGAGGAAAGAGGGGGCAGCCCCCGCTTCTCTAGGATGGATCCGAGCTGTCCAGACAGAGGGCAGCACTACACTGGTCTTGCTGGCTACCACGTCCTCCCTGCGTGGAAATGGGGGAGAATACTGATTATGCTGATGGGGATAAACCATTGATGGCTGGGGTGCCTTACAGACTGGTAAAGTTTCTCCTAAGattcatctctccctcccccctttctccTGCTTTAATAAAGCCAGTTGTAGTTCGCTTTTGGTCGTGAGCAGGGAAGTTTGCTCACTGTGCAACACCCAGGTCACATTAATTTTTTCCTCGGTTTCCGAGCGGAGGTTTGAGCCAAGACAGAAAATGTGCataaaacccctaaatttgaacccagccttGGTTACTGCTATCCAGTGCCTAGCTGAAGGGTTACATTTgtgtttgattatttttttttctccccatcgGTGCAACAGCTTGCATtcgtctgcattgaacttcatcctaaaCCCCAGGGCAGAGCCGCTGAGGAAGACATCCCCAGCTGTTCTTCACTATGCCAGGACCCCTAGCCAAGGGCTACGTCTGGGGTGCAGCACCCGGGGGTCAATGATATATCAGCTTTGGGGCCTGCTCCCTTCTCTCATGGGAAGTTCATGAGCGAGGAGAGGACTGAACtttggccctgcaggctaggGCTCCTGCTACTGGACAAGAGAGGTCTCAGTATTATTATGGATAGTATCAGCATAGTATTAGCAGTCATCAAAAACGCAAATCAGGTGCCAGGAATTATTAAGAGGAGGATTGCGGGGTGGGAGGAAACACAGGAAAAAGGCAAGGTGGCATCTTTAAACCTAACTTGTCcatgcctaggcagggggtcggactcgatgatctgctgaggtcccttccgacccaagcATGTTGCACATCAGCAACCACACCATACTGTGCAGGAAGGAAAACcttaatccaatggcaaggaaTATCTAGATGACCAGAGGCTTCTCTTCCACTGCAGCCATCACCCCTCTTTGCAGCCGTTGCAAAGTACTCTTTCTTATCCGCCTGCTCTGCCACCGAGGACTTTTATTTTTGGATCATGGTTAGACTGGAAACCTCATTCTGGACCTTGTCCCCATGGACAACcctaccaggagaacaaaactTGAGGTGGCATTGCTCTCAAGGTCATTGGTAGTGTACAAGGCTCTTTACCACATCGAGGCTGAGCTCCTTGAGGGAGTTAATGAATCTCGGGGGTCAACATGGAAATGTCGTGCTGCCACGGGGGTGTGCACATCTTAAATACTGCATGCCATTCTGGTTCCCCCACCTTCAAAAGACACCTCTAAAGGGAGGTAATAGAGGTAAAAAAGGTACAAGAGAGGAGCAATAaagatgagcaggggcatggagaGGCTTCCCGATGAGGATAGTTGAAACAGGCTATTGAGTTGAGGGGAGTCTAACAGAGGCCTATAAAAATCATGAATGGTGTGGAGCGGAGAAAGTAAGTAAGGAGTTATTATTTGCCATTTTTCTCAGTATCAAAACTTAGGCACACCCAAGGGAATGATTAGGTACTGGTTTTAAAAGAAagccaaggaagtttttgttttttcatacaACGGGCAATTAACTCGTGGCACTCCTTGCCGCAGGAAGTTGTAGATGTCAACAATATAATTGAGTCCAAAGGTAGACTGGACAGATTCATGCCATGCAGGTCTGTTGGTGGGTGTTTAAACATACGGGCACCAACACATTGTCATGGGTGTCATTTCAGGGTGGGGAGGCTCTGCTCCAGGTGCTCAGTGCGATTTTAGGCAAGGCAGGTCAGCTCTCTTCCATGGCTCGAGTTATGCAGGAGGGCAGACTGAATGGTCTCAAGGTCCCCTATAGTCTTGACATCCTTGAGTCTGTGAAATGGGGACAATACACCCCCTGCCTCTCACCCTGATAAGCTGCTTCATGCCGGGGCCGTGTATCTCAGTGGGCGTGTTTACACATGTATTTAAgtatgcctaaatttaatgcgcattatctTCGTGCAGGTTTAGGCAGGTGTGTGcccgtgcaggcattaaagcacattaacgctgtgtgtgtggactgacttgggactatcTTTAGTCCCAAAACATgcagcattaatgcgctttaacgcatccacacgtgcattaatgtgctttaactatccACACCCAGGTTTGATACCTGCAGGTATAAAACGTAGGTGCAGTTAGCCCCAAATTGCCATTTTTCAAgcgcattaagggtgcacatgcgTAGATGCTCACCCTAATCCATCTTAAATTtaagctaatgcaccttaaagtgtcttgtgtagatgcgcccagtgtgtaCCTTCCAGGGAAGCATTCATGCATCAGCTTTCTGCTAGAGAGGTGCAGGTGGGACAGTACTGCAACTTCCTTCCAGACTGTGGAAACCCACCCAAAACTCTGGATATTTAGTGAGGTCAGCCAGCCGATGCACATCTATCTGTGCTACAGTCACACCTCTGACTGCTGCGGAGAAAGACTGCCTTGATCCTAGCTCCATTAGGGTGGACAGCAGCCAGTGAAATGGGGCTTGGATCGTTATCACCGTGCATTTGAGCAGCTCcttgtgtggcagagcaccaggaTCAGTCCTACGGTGCTATGCAGCGCTTGCCACAATTGGCCCCTCCAAATCTACCCCCGTGTATTCAGTGCCCTGTGGGACAGCACCCCAAACTTGGTCACAGTGGGCCTTGCCACATGTTCAAACCAAAGCTGGCTGGAAAACCAACTACAAAGGTGTTACACATTTCCAAGCACTGACATTGCAGCtgattggctctttttatagctggctgGACATTTTTATGGATCGCTAATTATAGTGTAAGTGAGGGCAGTCTGAATTTATTGTGCAGTCAGGCAGCTAATTGTATTATAGCTGTAATATGCAGCAGGGGCCTGTGCGACAGTGCAGTGCCCAGCTCCTCAGTGCCAGGGCATGGGACGAGACTATTATTCCTTGTTTTCATTGCGGGGGTAAAAAGGTGCCTGTAAAGGACTCGGATGAATGGTAATTTATTTCTGTGGCAAAAATAGGCTTCCAACCTACTACCTAAGGTGGAAAGTAGCGTTGTATATAAAGGTTTTATTGGTGGCATTGATTTGGGGTTATTTCAGAAAACACATGTAAAGAAGTTGAGCCATATTTTACAACTTACCATTCCATCCCAAGTATGGGGTCCCCTAAAAAGACGTCAGACGGGACTGGGTGAGAAACACCAGGCGTGTTATGAGCAAGGGAAGACAATGTTCATTTGACAGCGAGATATTTTCTAGGAAAACATCATCCCACTGAATTACTGGATCAGCTGCTGATAGAAAGCAGGAAGGTAATTCGGACTGGTGTTGGGGGTGTCTGTCTTTTTATGGTCAGCTGCTCTGAGCGGTTTGGGCGGGTTATAAATACAATAAATCAAGCTCCGTCGCTGGGTGTCTGTACAGTGTCCAGTGCTGATCAGAGAGCGCATATCTGGTCTGCGCCGTGCCCGGCTCAAACCTCCGTGGCGATGCCTGGGGTCAGAGGGTCTGGCTGGTGCCTGGTCAGGATGGGGAGGACCCCCCTGCGTTCCTGTCAGGTTTTGCACGGTGCCCATCATCGGCTGTCTGGACGCAGGCCCCGGGAGCTGCAGCTGTTGCCAGGGGAGATTCCAAAGCAGAGCCGGGCGCCAGCAATGGGAATGCAATAGGATCCAACCCCGGTATGGATGGCAAGGGTGGGGTTTGCTCCAGACTGACAAGAAGCCTGGCCAGTCCCAGCTTTGCAAAGGTGGGACTaaccctgctccagcagccttgtcACTTCCTAGGAAAGGACCAGCCCATCAGCATCGCCCAGGGAcatccccagcacccccacacccgGGTGCCAGGGTAGCTGGCAGGTGGTGTCAAGGAGTCCCAAGCTCAGGGaagagaaggtggtggtgggacGTGGTGTTTGCTGCAGAGACggaggggacaggggagcagGAGCCCCCAGGTACGTTCCCCTGCCGGGGCCAAAGGGAGAGGGGGGCTGCCCTGCAGTGTCACCAAGTGGGCTGCAAGGGGGACAGCTCCACCCTGCATACTTTCTTGAGAAAATGGCTTttttccacccccctgccccgccgCGTACCTGTCTCTGAGACCTGCCGTGCTTATTGCATCCTCGAAAGCCAaaagcagggggtcaggcagggtgcatctgtgctgggtgtgtgggtgcagggATGGGCAAGGAGGTGCGTTTGCGCTGAacgagggcagggagctgggagacctATCTACGCCGAGTGGAGGCAGGGCGCTAGGGTCGGGGGTCACTATTCTGGCCTCTGCATCATTGATAATAGCAGACAGCGATGAAATCCCTATGTTCGAGGTGCCTTGGTGTCAGAAATGATTCTGGTGAGCAATTCTGCAAGACGCTCCCATGCCTCCCGGCTGCTGGTATTGAGACAAGGAGCCCAGGGGGTACAGAAGTGCCTTTGTTTTGTCCCTGCACGGTCTTTTCAGGTGTTTAGGTGTGCGGCAAAAGGCTAACAGTGCCTATTTCCTTCCTCCAGTAAAGATGTCGGGGGGGGCCTGATGAGTAGCTGAATGGGAAAGTTAAAGGCTGGGTTCGCGGCAACCCACCTGTGGCAGGTACTGGACTGGGAAGTGCTGGAGAAGCTATGACGGGGGTGGAAGAAAGCTGGGCTGGGTCGGGCTGGACTCCCTGCACTTCCCAGTCCTAGCACACGGACTGTAGCACTCTCTGGGTGTATGGTGCGGCACTGGGATCGTCTTACCTTTTTTGGCAGATATGCCTCAAATTAAACTCATGCCCTCTCCACATGCCACTCCGATCCCCTTTGCCtgctccatctgctgctctgctttctgccccctgccctatctgccactgacctgcctgtcccctctccaaTCCCCTATGTGTCACATGcagaggctgcttgtgccactcGTGGCACACGTGCCAGACTCCTGCCATAGTGGGCACATGCTCACCCCTCTGAGGACAGGCCAAAATGCAGAGGTCCTTGCTCCTCTCCTGGGATCATATCCTTTCTGGATATGAGCCAGAGCAGCTCTCCCTGTGACTTACACAGCAGCGGTCTGTGCTCTTGGGCTGTAGGTACAAATTCAAACCCAGTGGAGTGGTGTGTGATGGTTGCACAGAGGGgaaatgtatttcatttttatCCTTCTTAATAAAAAGCCTCTGCAACTGCACGCAACACAACTTGGTAGAAGGAGCATGTACGTTTGCGTGCCtaaatatgcatgtatgtatactgATATATATTACGTGTCAAGCAGTCAAAATGCTAGATTCCCAGTTTCCTGTGCCATTCCCAGCTAAAAAAAATGCTAGATTCCCAGTTTCCTGTGCAATTcccagctaaaaaaaaaaaagctagattCCCAGTTTCCTGTGCAATTTAATCTCTGGTCCTTTGGGCATTACAGAGTTCAGCTACATGCTTCCATTTTATGTTTCCCTATCAGAGCACGGCATCATTCAGCACACAAAACAGAGGCAGAAATGGGCAGAGTTAAAGTGGCTTGAGCAGCCATGAACCTGGGTGTTTTTTGCCATGTGAGCAATTGGCTTTGCaacctaaaaggaaaaaaaaaagctcttttatGGCAgtattgttggttgtagccatgttggtccaaggacataggcggGTAgcgttctttgggtagatgtagcatcttttattagaccagctaaatagttggaaaaaagtttgcaagcttttgggtgcaaacacccttcgtcaggcaccGGGAGACTTTTATAGCACTGTTTCATGTCTAACCAGGATGCTTTTTTGCAGGCTGCTCAAGAAGTTGGATGTCCCCACGAGGCTGTGCAAGTGTACGAGTCAGGCAGGGGATCTGGCCTGCATCACAGCTGCTCCTTGGATGCAAATGGCTGCTGAGCTAGGCGCAAGCGCCGATTTGGGTCTCCAGCTCCAggtgccccttgagcagggggcacTGCCGCCTGTGAAGATGGAGGCGCAGGACCCGGCAGGCCCTGAACCAGGGGATGGAGCAGAGCAAGGCGAAAACCTTCCCCTCCTCGTCTGTTCTGGGACCATTGGGGAGTTGCTGAGATGGGCAGCTCCACACCAGCCCAGGCCTGAGCGGCAGGATGAACTGCCCCAGCGCTGGGAggtgcagtggcaggaggtgcTGCAGGCTTTATGGACCCCTCCAGAGGTTGTGCCAGCCACGGTGACCCCACACCTGCCTGTGCTGGTGCCAGGGGAAGACATGGAAGCTTATTTGGCCACCTTTGAGCGTGTGGCCGAGGCGTGCCAGTGGCCCAAAGGGGAGTGGGTGACGCGGCTGGTACCAGCCCTCAGTGGAAAAGCCCGGCAAGCCTACAGCAGCCTGGAGGCCAGGGACAGCGGGGACTATGGGAAGGTGAAGGCAGCCATCCTCAGGGGGGATGACGCCCCGCTGGAGACGCGGCGCCGGCGCTTCCGCGGCTTCCGCTACCAGGACGGTGAGGGGCCGAGGGAGGtttgcagccgcctgcgggagctgtgccagcgctggctggagccccagcgccgcagcaaggagcagatgctggagctgctggtgctggagcagttcctggccgtCCTGCCCGAGGAGATGCAGGGCTGGGTATGGGAACGCAGCCCCGAAACCTGCGCCGAGGCGGTGGCCTTGGCAGAGGGCTTTCGGctggagcagccagaggctggactaTGGGAGCAGCAGGTGAGGACCTTTATACCTTATCACTTCTGTGCAAAtcaggtgtggggagggaaggaaggggccaACTATATGCACAGGCTCTGGATGGGACAGGTTGAATAGCAGGTCCCATTGCTGTGCTGCAAACCCCATCCATGGTTGGAAATGTCCTCCTTAGAACAGGGAGGCAACGTGGGCTGTCCGTGCAAGGtttggggtgcggggggggggggggggtgttgtacACATGGCACCACCCTGCACAACTTGTAGTGCGAGTCTGAGAACATACAAGGTTTCAACCAACGGATTGGgaatatatctatagatagatagatgatatatttttatatattaatatacatgcacagacacacagggGATAATGAGTATCCTGCTCCTGGAGGAAGGGGACCGTAGCTCTGGGACTCTTCTGTTCAAGATCAGAGCCCGACAGTATGGGGTTGGTCAGGACttagagaggaggaggagggtaatGGGTTGTGACGGAGGTATACAAACATAGAGGCCGTGATAGACGGAGAGGAAGATGGCTTTCCAGGATGCTAACACTATATACCAAAACCCACCTGTCTCAGGGTACGATCGTCCTGAGGGCTGCCGCCCACAGGCAGAGTGGAAAGGGGGTGGCAAGTTTGAAGGCGAAGATGTTTCCAGGGGTGGTTGTCTCTGCAAAAATTTAAACCCTCAAGCAAATCTGAACAACTCCACTCCCTATGGCTTCTCCAACTCTTGTCTGTCTCGTTTCTTTTGGAGAAGGTTAAGAGGGGCTGTGATGTCTTGGGTAGGTACGTTTTACACAGGGCCACATCTAACTCATGTCTGCTACCAGTGGGGTCTTTATTCTCACACAAAGGCAGAACAAAACCCCGTGAGGCTGGGAACTGAAGGGAGACACATTCATGCTGGAAAAAAGTTGCCAGGGTTGAACAAAGAAGGACATCAGCCACGGGGGGCTGCTGTGACAGGGTGGCTTCTCCAACACTTAGAGCcaaagaaaaatagggctggaagggacatctgggggtcatttagtccaatcttCCCActagaggcaggatcatcctgatCCAAATTATCCTATATAAACCTATTAGAAAAACCACGCGATCAACCTTGACACACAGCTGCAAGGCACAGCACgctagcctgccacaggtaaaggaggGGGACAACAGTGGCCAGGGTCATGCTGCTGTGAGGGCTGTTAAAACAAGCTCGAGATCCAAGGAAAGGGAccgcgctgcccctgcccccccttcccttcccttcccactgcaCCCCACTATGGAGCAAGGCAAAATCCCCCATAGTAGGCATGTTTGCATGATACattgactgcgcagtagcgtgccagcacagacagtgctaacacactactgctcagtattattaggctactgcgcggTAGCAttattgctactgtgcaataaccctgattactgcacatttacttaATACTTGCTAacataagtactaaataaatgcacagtagtgtcttgtgtagacatgcccactgtataCCAGTCTGGCCATAgggtacaattccttcctgatcctatATATGACAACTGGTCTGACTCTGACTAGAGAGGCGATAGCCTCTAGccagaaatctctgggttttagtCCAGCAGGAGCAAAATCTCCAGCGCTGGCTGCAGCTAAcccccagtgcctctgaggaaggcaagaaggaggggaaaaaaaatcccaactccTGACatatgtagcagcaggagggccaaaaacttcctggctccatatggcaaccagcaaagcccagaagtacAGGAAATAAACCCCGTAGAGCATAGGCATTCCTCCTTTGCAGTCTGTGGATTGAGATGGGGTATTTCTTTATGCAGTCGATGTGCCAGCCTAGCTGGGAACCCTGGGACAGTGTGCCAGGGTCCCTGGGTGGGATTGTCCAGCCTGGGTTATATAGACAGCTGGCCTGGAGAGCTATGACATGGGGGAAACTACATTTCCTAGAATCCCCTCTTTGGTGGGGCCCCGAGGCCGTAAGTGCTGCATTATGATGTGCGGCAGACTCACGCCTGGCACCTCCTAGGAGAGACACTCAATAGAAGAGCAAAGCAGATCATCAGAAATGCCCTAATGCATGGTTTTTTTATTCCTCTACATGAGGCACCATTAACCCGTGCAACTTCCCAGTGCAAGATTGAATTCAAGTCCAAGAGCATAGCAGGTTTCAACATATGAGGCGGGGAAGACGGCTTTCCAGGATACTAAGAATGAATACTGAGACCCTTCCGTCTCAGGGTGCAAGCCAGTCTTTAGCTACTCAGGATCATTGCTTCCTGGGGGACCAATGACCCCCAGATTGTGGGTTCTTCCATTCCTGCCCActatgcaagctttcaggcacaaacacccttcatcaggcattgcagaaagattataaaagttctcctaAGTAGAAacaaaagttcatatttcataggatttcacagaagagtcaaTAGATGGAGAACTCCTCTGGGCAAGGAGTTCGTAGCTGGTATGGAGTCTCTGGCCGATCCAGCCTAGCCATTCCTAGGTTCTTAGTCGCACAGACCCCGGGCAGTACTGTGGTCCACCTTAGGAGGACCCCGCTGCAAGAGCATCACCTCATTTAACTTTTGCCTCTGTGTTGCTATCAGTTGTGTGATGCAACACCATGAGCACTGCACACAGTTTCTACCAGGGTTATCATCCATGTGTCCTTGCACCACTCCCAGTGTCCACCTTTCCTGATGCATCCTCAAGGGTCCAGCATAGATCTGCTGTCCTGTCTCCCCTCTTCACACCTACGAGGGCTATTCCCCATCATGTCCATTCCCAGATCCGACTCTCCCAGGCCGTAGCTCTGCGGTGATGTATTTGGCTTGTCTCTAGGTCATGGTGCGTGTGAAGGTCGAGGAAGTGACCTCGGAGAAGATGGCATCCCCTGGGGCATTCTGGGAATCTCCTGGCGCCCACCTGGAGCAGCCACCATCCCGTCCTGAACACGTGCCCCCAGTGGAAGAGGAGGCAGGACGGGGTGAATCCCGTGGGCCTCAGTATGAACCGACTCGTATCATCAAAGAGGaaccccagcccctccaggaAACGGGTAATAAGCTGGGTATGGGGCAAGGTGGGAGCTTCTTAGGAGTAGCTGGGAGGGGAGCGCAGTGCCTGGCATAGAGAAGCTGGGGGGAATGCATTGGCCTGGGACAACAGTGGCCCGAGAGGGTCTTATGAGAGACAGAAAGATTGATAGACACATACTAATATTTATCAAAATAAAACCACTGAGGCAGGTTACTTCTCCGTcattaaatgaaatgaaaaacaatGTTCCTACTTGAAACAATTTCATTATGAATTTTCTCCACCCAAAAAACAGAAAGGGCAAGTACACATTTTTGAATGCAATGAATCATCCATTTGTAGCTCCCAAATTGGAGTATAAAACGAACTATAGCGTAGTAGCCCCAGACCTCACGGCTTTTGCCGATAGCCTTTTTGGGGCCAGAAAGGAACTTCTTTCAGCTTATCACTGCTACTCGGTTGGGGGGGGTCACCTCCCTTGAGACATTGGGACATGAGCCACTGGTAAGGCTGGTTCTCCTGCCAATACCAAAAAACCTAGAGATCCATGGGTAGATAGTCTTGCTCTACCACACAAGGTCATACCTattgccagatttggggtcaggaagaacaTTTTCCCTTGGATCAGATTAGCACAGACTTCTGCctctttctgtagtgtggggtgCATCCCTTTCCTAGGTTTTGTGGAGTGCATATATACAAtataggtatccaggttgtagctgtattggtctagaggaagcAGCAGTCAGGACTTGCAGTAGAAAtggtaacttttattagaccaacaagatttttgcaaacaaaacaaaaaaaaaaaacaaccccaaaaaaccaaaaaccttttatttgcaagctttcaggcacaaacatctgtcatcaggcatcggagaaaaaaagattgtaaaaagttctaagtagaaatgaaagttcatattgcATAttggagtcaatagatggaaaactcctctgggcagtgaGTTCATAGCTGGTCTGGAGTCTCTCACCTATATGCAAGGGTCTGTGATGATacaaattaccttgaaaccaaGACAGGGGCAGTGtctcaggtggtcacagttgcttcctgcttgagAACATataaagatttcattaaaaaaattgggTAAAGTTCAGtgtcttccatgtgtcaggtatccaggttgtagccatattggtctaaaaaaatttttttcttcctctagaCTGTATTGGTCTGGAGGAAATAAAATATGAACcatcatttctacccaggagaactgttccaatcttttctccaatgcctgatgaagggtctttgtgcctgaaagcttgcaattaaagaattttttattgcaaaaatcatgttggtctaataagatatcatctctactacgagccCCAATTGCTTTATATACAATATAATAGCATTAATAGtaacattgggcatgtctacacgagatgcttactgaaTATTAGCCGAATAACACTGCACGGTAGTGTGTCACAGCAGAagccatgctaatagcctactgtgtaGTGTCATTCGGCTAATATTCAGTAAACGTTACTAAATAGCTATGCTCCAGTGCAGTaactctactgcacatttagttagtgctCTATTAAGTGAGCACTAAACTAACTgcgcagtatctaaggtgcattaatgaatgtgtagatgtgcccactttatATTAGGtaataaaattaatgaatttGTGGTTCCTGGTAAAAGCACACAATGAAAGCAGACATTGTACTAATTTAAACAAAAAGTAAAACTGAGCAGAATATGATGATGAAAAAAATAGATCAAATAAAGCACTATAAAGTAATGGAGTCAAAAATTAAAAGCAGGGGattctatttgattttggcccttatttGTGTGCAGGTATACCTACAGACtatgtaacaggttgccctccccagcagcattttttgttgttgttgttgtttgtttttctgtgtttGCCATCTGCAGCCTATGAGGAGTgcccttgaagtcccttaatgCTTCTTGTATCCCACTGTTattctcctgccacgtcttgatgtaaatattataCAGATGTTCTTACAAgtaggagactgcctattgtattcctatgttggggttctcagccaccatggGCCTTGCCCCCTGTCTTTTTCTAGCTAGGCCTGCCAGTGTACACCCACCACATAGGGTTTGGCGCTGAGACTCTAGCTCCTTAATCTTGGGGGCTCGTGGCCCTCCTTTTACTTCCCTTACAGATCCCAAGCTCTCTGGcctacagacccatccactagcCCCACAGCCGGCGGGTCACAAGTT
Coding sequences:
- the LOC102562929 gene encoding zinc finger and SCAN domain-containing protein 23 isoform X1; its protein translation is MEAQDPAGPEPGDGAEQGENLPLLVCSGTIGELLRWAAPHQPRPERQDELPQRWEVQWQEVLQALWTPPEVVPATVTPHLPVLVPGEDMEAYLATFERVAEACQWPKGEWVTRLVPALSGKARQAYSSLEARDSGDYGKVKAAILRGDDAPLETRRRRFRGFRYQDGEGPREVCSRLRELCQRWLEPQRRSKEQMLELLVLEQFLAVLPEEMQGWVWERSPETCAEAVALAEGFRLEQPEAGLWEQQVMVRVKVEEVTSEKMASPGAFWESPGAHLEQPPSRPEHVPPVEEEAGRGESRGPQYEPTRIIKEEPQPLQETVLARNLVPCASPQLEVTEALRPSAASLGRPKGKGSRAPRRAEQQHGSPAEKQPVEPPAQTAVGDTGKPEAQLRPFKCAECTKTFCRSSDLVRHRRIHRGDRPHHCAECGKSFVRNSHLLIHQVIHRGERPFLCGQCGKSFSQSSTLTRHQRIHTGEKPHRCHQCGKSFGRNSNLTRHQRLHAAERVYRCAGCGEAFRSRGLLISHQRRSKKERPEACRKRTAPA
- the LOC102562929 gene encoding zinc finger and SCAN domain-containing protein 30 isoform X2 yields the protein MEAQDPAGPEPGDGAEQGENLPLLVCSGTIGELLRWAAPHQPRPERQDELPQRWEVQWQEVLQALWTPPEVVPATVTPHLPVLVPGEDMEAYLATFERVAEACQWPKGEWVTRLVPALSGKARQAYSSLEARDSGDYGKVKAAILRGDDAPLETRRRRFRGFRYQDGEGPREVCSRLRELCQRWLEPQRRSKEQMLELLVLEQFLAVLPEEMQGWVWERSPETCAEAVALAEGFRLEQPEAGLWEQQVMVRVKVEEVTSEKMASPGAFWESPGAHLEQPPSRPEHVPPVEEEAGRGESRGPQYEPTRIIKEEPQPLQETVLARNLVPCASPQLEVTEALRPSAASLGRPKGKGSRAPRRAEQQHGSPAEKQPVEPPAQTAVGDTGKPEAQLRPFKCAECTKTFCRSSDLVRHRRIHRGDRPHHCAECGKSFVRNSHLLIHQVIHRGERPFLCGQCGKSFSQSSTLTRHQRIHTGTQRARTSCWLPQQRDTGAEGPCPGEFGTLGLPRGEMAQPESDSRSVGASGI